A single window of Cellulomonas sp. NTE-D12 DNA harbors:
- a CDS encoding RNA polymerase sigma factor gives MSPQTPHPALPREFEHPALQQLVRNGRTHGAVDAVELRTACEQADVQDARRLKVVVRALGTVGIEVRHEPPAAARRAVAATSAKTRPATTATVDADAPKPARSRAAATAGKKPAAAKAARPVAPVKSAPADEVDEDEIEDTDLEPGAELEGGDVEDIAVEVTEVDADEVPAEVVVDEEDDSETAAPAAAAEEETSEDSGFVYSDADDDDAPAQQVVTAGATADPVKDYLKQIGKVALLNAEQEVELAKRIEAGLFAEERLNSGIEMDAKLKRDLQWIAHDGRRAKNHLLEANLRLVVSLAKRYTGRGMLFLDLIQEGNLGLIRAVEKFDYTKGYKFSTYATWWIRQAITRAMADQARTIRIPVHMVEVINKLARVQRQMLQDLGREPTPEELAKELDMTPEKVVEVQKYGREPISLHTPLGEDGDSEFGDLIEDSEAVVPADAVSFTLLQEQLHQVLDTLSEREAGVVSMRFGLTDGQPKTLDEIGKVYGVTRERIRQIESKTMSKLRHPSRSQVLRDYLD, from the coding sequence GTGTCGCCCCAGACCCCGCATCCCGCGCTCCCTCGCGAGTTCGAGCACCCTGCCCTGCAGCAGCTGGTGCGTAACGGCCGTACCCATGGAGCCGTGGACGCCGTCGAGCTGCGCACCGCCTGCGAGCAGGCGGACGTGCAGGACGCACGGCGCCTGAAGGTGGTGGTCCGCGCGCTCGGCACCGTCGGCATCGAGGTTCGCCACGAGCCTCCCGCTGCTGCTCGGCGTGCCGTGGCAGCCACGAGCGCCAAGACCCGTCCTGCCACGACCGCGACCGTCGATGCCGACGCACCGAAGCCGGCCCGCTCCCGGGCGGCGGCGACGGCGGGGAAGAAGCCGGCGGCGGCCAAGGCCGCTCGGCCGGTCGCGCCCGTGAAGTCCGCGCCCGCCGACGAGGTGGACGAGGACGAGATCGAGGACACGGACCTCGAGCCGGGCGCCGAGCTCGAGGGCGGTGACGTCGAGGACATCGCGGTCGAGGTGACCGAGGTCGACGCCGACGAGGTGCCGGCGGAGGTCGTCGTGGACGAGGAGGACGACTCCGAGACCGCCGCACCTGCCGCTGCCGCCGAGGAGGAGACCAGCGAGGACAGCGGTTTCGTCTACTCCGACGCGGACGACGACGACGCGCCGGCCCAGCAGGTCGTCACCGCCGGTGCGACCGCCGACCCGGTCAAGGACTACCTGAAGCAGATCGGCAAGGTCGCCCTGCTGAACGCGGAGCAGGAGGTGGAGCTCGCCAAGCGCATCGAGGCGGGTCTGTTCGCCGAGGAACGCCTGAACTCCGGCATCGAGATGGATGCCAAGCTGAAGCGGGACCTGCAGTGGATCGCCCACGACGGCCGCCGCGCCAAGAACCACCTGCTCGAGGCGAACCTGCGTCTCGTCGTCTCGCTCGCCAAGCGCTACACGGGCCGCGGCATGCTCTTCCTCGACCTGATCCAGGAGGGCAACCTCGGTCTGATCCGCGCGGTCGAGAAGTTCGACTACACCAAGGGCTACAAGTTCTCGACGTACGCCACGTGGTGGATCCGGCAGGCGATCACCCGCGCGATGGCAGACCAGGCGCGCACCATCCGCATCCCGGTGCACATGGTCGAGGTGATCAACAAGCTGGCGCGGGTGCAGCGTCAGATGCTCCAGGACCTCGGTCGCGAACCGACCCCGGAGGAGCTCGCCAAGGAGCTCGACATGACGCCCGAGAAGGTCGTCGAGGTCCAGAAGTACGGTCGCGAGCCCATCTCCCTGCACACACCGCTCGGTGAGGACGGCGACAGCGAGTTCGGCGACCTGATCGAGGACTCGGAGGCCGTCGTCCCGGCGGACGCCGTGAGCTTCACGCTCCTGCAGGAGCAGCTGCACCAGGTGCTGGACACGCTGTCCGAGCGCGAGGCGGGCGTGGTGTCGATGCGGTTCGGCCTCACCGACGGCCAGCCCAAGACGCTCGACGAGATCGGCAAGGTCTACGGCGTGACGCGCGAGCGGATCCGCCAGATCGAGTCCAAGACGATGTCGAAGCTGCGGCACCCGTCGCGGTCGCAGGTGCTGCGGGACTACCTCGACTGA
- a CDS encoding DNA topoisomerase IV subunit B, protein MTTVSSQSGYTARHLSVLEGLEAVRKRPGMYIGTTDSRGLMHCLWEIIDNAVDEALGGFCRHIEVVLHADSSVEVRDDGRGIPVDVEPKTGLTGVEVVFTKLHAGGKFGGGSYAASGGLHGVGASVVNALSARLDVEVDRHGRTHLMTFHRGEPGLFDDSAGRGPESPFQPFVSGSDLAVTGKVGKAVTGTRVRYWADPQIFPSTAAFSYDELATRARQTSFLVPGLEIVLRDERGLVGTPAEHGPHTETFVHTGGVVDFVEHLAPDQPVTDIWRLVGSGDFVETVPVLDERGHMVPREVTRTCDVEVAVRWGTGYETDVRSFVNIIATPKGGTHVAGFEQALLKTLREQVAANARRLKVSSKDTTERLEKDDIMAGLTAVVTVRLAEPQFEGQTKEVLGTGPVRGIVAKVVAAELGATLTSTRNPAKTQAATLLDKLVGEMHARLSARKQKEISRRKTALESSSLPPKLADCRIDDVARSELFIVEGDSALGTAKLARSSDYQALLPIRGKILNVQKASVSDMLKNAECAAILQVVGAGSGRTFDLEAARYGKIILMTDADVDGAHIRTLLLTLFFRYMRPLVADGRVYAAVPPLHRIELLGGRRDDPERYVYTYSEAELATTLKKLDRAGKRYSPDIQRYKGLGEMDAQQLAETTMDPRRRTLRRVTVAAAERAEQVFELLMGSEVGPRKDFIVAGADALDRNRIDA, encoded by the coding sequence GTGACGACCGTCTCCTCCCAGTCCGGCTACACAGCCCGGCACCTGTCCGTGCTGGAGGGCCTGGAGGCCGTCCGCAAGCGTCCCGGCATGTACATCGGCACCACGGACAGCCGCGGGCTGATGCACTGCCTCTGGGAGATCATCGACAACGCCGTGGACGAGGCGCTCGGCGGCTTCTGCCGGCACATCGAGGTCGTGCTGCACGCCGACTCCTCGGTGGAGGTGCGCGACGACGGTCGTGGCATCCCGGTGGACGTCGAGCCGAAGACCGGACTGACCGGCGTCGAGGTGGTCTTCACCAAGCTGCACGCCGGCGGCAAGTTCGGTGGTGGGTCCTACGCCGCGTCGGGCGGTCTGCACGGTGTCGGCGCCTCCGTGGTGAACGCCCTGTCGGCGCGGCTCGACGTCGAGGTGGACCGCCACGGTCGAACCCATCTGATGACCTTCCACCGCGGCGAGCCGGGGTTGTTCGACGACTCGGCCGGACGCGGTCCCGAGTCGCCGTTCCAGCCGTTCGTCTCCGGCTCCGACCTGGCGGTGACCGGCAAGGTGGGCAAGGCGGTGACGGGGACGCGGGTCCGGTACTGGGCGGACCCGCAGATCTTCCCGTCCACGGCGGCGTTCTCCTACGACGAGCTCGCGACGCGGGCCCGGCAGACGAGCTTCCTGGTTCCCGGTCTGGAGATCGTGCTCCGCGACGAGCGGGGGCTTGTCGGCACGCCAGCGGAGCACGGCCCGCACACCGAGACCTTCGTGCACACCGGCGGCGTGGTCGACTTCGTCGAGCACCTCGCACCGGACCAGCCGGTGACGGACATCTGGCGCCTGGTGGGCTCGGGAGACTTCGTCGAGACGGTGCCGGTGCTGGACGAGCGTGGGCACATGGTGCCGCGCGAGGTGACCCGCACGTGCGACGTCGAGGTGGCGGTGCGGTGGGGCACCGGGTACGAGACCGACGTGCGCTCGTTCGTCAACATCATCGCCACACCCAAGGGCGGTACCCACGTCGCCGGGTTCGAGCAGGCGCTGCTGAAGACCCTTCGGGAGCAGGTGGCGGCGAACGCCCGACGGCTGAAGGTGTCCAGCAAGGACACCACCGAGCGGCTCGAGAAGGACGACATCATGGCCGGGCTGACGGCGGTGGTCACCGTCCGGCTCGCCGAGCCGCAGTTCGAAGGGCAGACCAAGGAGGTGCTGGGCACCGGTCCGGTGCGGGGGATCGTGGCGAAGGTGGTCGCCGCCGAGCTGGGCGCGACGCTCACGTCGACGCGCAACCCCGCGAAGACGCAGGCCGCGACCCTGCTGGACAAGCTGGTGGGCGAGATGCACGCCCGCCTCTCGGCGCGCAAGCAGAAGGAGATCAGCCGGCGGAAGACGGCGCTGGAGTCGTCGTCGCTGCCGCCGAAGCTGGCCGACTGCCGGATCGACGACGTGGCGCGGTCGGAGCTGTTCATCGTCGAGGGCGACAGCGCGCTCGGCACCGCCAAGCTGGCACGCTCCAGCGACTACCAGGCGCTGCTGCCGATCCGGGGCAAGATCCTCAACGTCCAGAAGGCCTCGGTCTCGGACATGCTGAAGAACGCCGAGTGCGCGGCGATCCTCCAGGTGGTCGGTGCCGGGTCCGGTCGCACGTTCGACCTCGAGGCCGCGCGCTACGGGAAGATCATCCTGATGACGGACGCGGACGTGGACGGCGCCCACATCCGGACGCTGCTGCTCACGCTGTTCTTCCGCTACATGCGGCCGCTGGTGGCGGACGGTCGGGTGTACGCAGCGGTGCCTCCGCTGCACCGGATCGAGCTGCTCGGCGGTCGCCGGGACGATCCCGAGCGGTACGTGTACACGTACTCCGAGGCGGAGCTGGCGACCACGCTGAAGAAGCTGGACCGCGCCGGCAAGCGGTACTCGCCGGACATCCAGCGGTACAAGGGCCTCGGTGAGATGGACGCGCAGCAGCTGGCGGAGACGACGATGGACCCGCGACGGCGGACCCTCCGCCGGGTGACGGTCGCGGCCGCCGAGCGCGCCGAGCAGGTCTTCGAGCTGTTGATGGGATCCGAGGTCGGGCCGCGCAAGGACTTCATCGTCGCCGGCGCCGACGCCCTCGACCGCAACCGGATCGACGCATGA
- a CDS encoding DUF4192 domain-containing protein has translation MSLSTLRVSEPRELLALIPHQLGFRPAHSVVAVSLRPPRGQVGLVIRVDLADLAERADGPRLARALVSHLDRDGADRCVLVLYTGTDPRSGSEPAVAPAVEHFREAAAAPFGEVPVWVVTDRGYLALDCADPCCPVGGRPLAELDATQVGAQMVLAGSAVAGSRDDVARIRSAGAEARKAVARVRRRWVARRTAATSDSALERWRLDSVRAWRRAVAEAGDSTVRIGGSALGRLEAGLADPRVRDAVLVALVPGTGSLPERSVTGARTSAEADAGLADALALVVDPSLGVRPPSGATRIHERALERVVAHGDRAHQEPSLTLLALLAWWRGDGARAQLLLARAFESDPAYRLAHLIDDAVAQGVPPGWVRAEA, from the coding sequence ATGAGCCTCTCCACCCTGCGCGTGTCCGAGCCCCGTGAGCTCTTGGCGCTGATCCCGCACCAGCTCGGCTTCCGCCCCGCGCACAGCGTCGTCGCCGTCAGCCTCCGTCCGCCGCGCGGGCAGGTCGGCTTGGTGATCCGGGTCGACCTGGCCGACCTCGCCGAGCGAGCCGACGGCCCACGCCTCGCTCGGGCTCTCGTCTCCCACCTGGACCGGGACGGTGCGGACCGCTGCGTCCTGGTGCTCTACACCGGCACGGACCCGCGGAGCGGCAGCGAGCCCGCCGTCGCCCCGGCCGTCGAGCACTTCCGGGAGGCCGCGGCGGCACCCTTCGGCGAGGTGCCCGTGTGGGTGGTCACCGATCGCGGCTACCTCGCCCTCGACTGCGCCGACCCCTGCTGTCCCGTCGGGGGGCGTCCGCTCGCGGAGCTGGACGCCACGCAGGTAGGCGCGCAGATGGTGCTCGCCGGTTCGGCCGTCGCCGGTTCCCGGGACGACGTGGCGCGGATCAGGTCGGCCGGTGCCGAGGCACGGAAGGCTGTGGCGCGGGTGCGGCGCCGATGGGTCGCGAGACGGACCGCCGCGACGTCGGACTCGGCGCTGGAACGATGGCGGCTCGACAGCGTCCGGGCATGGCGACGTGCGGTGGCCGAGGCCGGCGACAGCACCGTGCGGATCGGTGGTTCCGCGCTCGGGCGCCTCGAGGCCGGTCTGGCCGACCCGCGCGTGCGGGACGCGGTGCTCGTGGCGCTCGTCCCCGGGACGGGGTCGTTGCCCGAACGCTCGGTCACGGGAGCGCGGACGTCGGCGGAGGCTGATGCCGGTCTGGCGGACGCGCTCGCGCTGGTGGTCGATCCCAGCCTCGGTGTCAGACCGCCTTCCGGTGCCACGAGGATCCACGAACGCGCGCTCGAGCGCGTGGTGGCGCACGGGGACCGTGCGCACCAGGAACCGTCGCTGACGTTGCTCGCGCTGCTCGCGTGGTGGCGCGGCGACGGTGCGCGGGCTCAGCTCCTGCTCGCGCGAGCCTTCGAGAGCGATCCGGCGTACCGCCTGGCACACCTGATCGACGATGCCGTCGCCCAGGGGGTCCCACCCGGATGGGTCCGCGCCGAGGCGTGA
- a CDS encoding universal stress protein produces MSIVVGYLATAEGRAALEAAVRESHLRSERIVVVVSTRQDEPPAQRAEVEQALAAVDRQLESDGVDHEIRLLDGGDVADDLIGTAEETGAHLVVIGLRRRSPVGKLILGANAQRVLFDAPCPVLTVKPDPA; encoded by the coding sequence ATGTCGATCGTGGTCGGGTACCTGGCGACGGCAGAGGGTCGGGCAGCGCTCGAGGCGGCGGTTCGGGAGTCCCACCTGCGCTCCGAGCGGATCGTCGTGGTGGTCAGCACGCGGCAGGACGAGCCACCGGCGCAGCGTGCCGAGGTGGAGCAGGCGCTCGCGGCAGTCGACCGCCAGCTGGAGTCTGACGGCGTGGACCACGAGATCAGGTTGCTGGACGGTGGCGACGTCGCGGACGACCTGATCGGCACGGCGGAGGAGACCGGCGCGCACCTGGTGGTGATCGGCCTGCGTCGCCGGAGCCCGGTAGGCAAGCTGATCCTCGGCGCCAACGCGCAGCGTGTGCTGTTCGACGCGCCGTGCCCCGTCCTGACCGTGAAGCCCGACCCCGCGTAG
- a CDS encoding polyprenyl synthetase family protein, whose amino-acid sequence MSASAPPLLDDEDVRRQVDGLLRAHLDRLEADLAETGHDAAPLVEGLRTMLGGGKRLRAAFAYWSWRAHGGVTGSPEELCALRVGAALELFQAAALFHDDVMDDSDTRRGRPTAHRAFAARHALLHLAGDGDRYGMSAAILLGDLALVACDAELSEAVEPLPEADAATVRSFFSRMTSGVTVGQYLDLAAQVQPWGDDPAVIERRAWQVLRAKSARYSVEQPMLLGAAVAGADAAALDRCAAIGLPLGEAFQLRDDLLGVFGDPAVTGKPAGDDLREGKRTVLVARALASGDETTRRMLTEHLGDATMDASRTSQLADAIAASGAPAEVEGLIDELSRRAFGLIESSGWREPARSHLVELARQAVDRRR is encoded by the coding sequence GTGAGCGCCTCGGCACCGCCCCTGCTCGACGACGAGGACGTGCGGCGCCAGGTGGACGGCCTGCTGCGGGCGCACCTCGACCGGCTCGAGGCCGACCTGGCCGAGACGGGGCACGACGCGGCACCCCTCGTCGAGGGTCTGCGCACGATGCTCGGTGGTGGCAAGCGCCTCCGGGCAGCGTTCGCGTACTGGTCCTGGCGCGCGCACGGCGGCGTCACGGGCAGCCCTGAGGAGCTCTGCGCCCTGCGCGTCGGCGCCGCCCTCGAGCTCTTCCAGGCGGCGGCGCTGTTCCACGACGACGTGATGGACGACTCCGACACCCGGCGTGGACGCCCGACCGCGCACCGGGCGTTCGCAGCGCGGCACGCGCTGCTCCACCTGGCCGGCGACGGCGACCGGTACGGGATGTCCGCCGCGATCCTGCTCGGCGACCTCGCGCTCGTGGCCTGCGACGCCGAGCTCTCCGAAGCCGTCGAACCCTTGCCCGAGGCGGACGCGGCAACCGTCCGCTCGTTCTTCTCCCGCATGACGTCGGGTGTGACGGTGGGTCAGTACCTGGACCTGGCCGCGCAGGTCCAGCCCTGGGGCGACGACCCCGCGGTGATCGAGCGCCGCGCATGGCAGGTGCTGCGGGCGAAGTCGGCGCGCTACAGCGTCGAGCAGCCCATGCTGCTCGGCGCGGCGGTCGCGGGTGCCGATGCCGCTGCGCTCGACCGCTGCGCGGCGATCGGCCTCCCGCTGGGCGAGGCGTTCCAGCTGCGCGACGACCTGCTCGGTGTCTTCGGCGATCCCGCGGTGACGGGCAAGCCGGCCGGTGACGACCTGCGAGAGGGCAAACGGACGGTCCTGGTCGCCCGGGCCCTCGCCTCCGGGGACGAGACCACCCGCCGGATGCTCACGGAGCACCTGGGCGACGCGACGATGGACGCGTCGCGGACGTCGCAGCTGGCGGACGCCATCGCCGCCTCAGGTGCACCCGCCGAGGTGGAAGGGCTGATCGACGAGCTGTCGAGGCGTGCCTTCGGACTCATCGAGTCGAGCGGCTGGCGCGAACCGGCCCGTTCCCACCTCGTGGAGCTGGCGCGGCAGGCGGTCGACCGCCGGCGCTGA